A region from the Osmerus eperlanus chromosome 11, fOsmEpe2.1, whole genome shotgun sequence genome encodes:
- the LOC134029427 gene encoding coiled-coil domain-containing protein 9-like, with the protein MSTAVDLKTKEEKDAELDRRIEALRKKNEALVKRYQEIEEDKKKAEQEGIAVTTARKPRPHDGEPDRRRTEKENFTVTVDLSRPAGLIQGGNTVRFTGGERRGRGYKRGCLADYQTCGGGVN; encoded by the exons ATG TCTACCGCGGTGGATCTGAAgacgaaggaggagaaggatgccGAGCTGGACCGGAGGATCGAGGCCCTGAGGAAGAAGAACGAAGCGCTGGTCAAGAGGTACCAG GAAATAGAAGAGGACAAAAAGAAGGCGGAGCAAGAGGGCATCGCCGTGACGACAGCCAGGAAGCCCCGCCCTCACGATGGAGAACCAGACAGGcggaggacagagaaggagaactTCACTGTGACCGTAGACCTGTCCAGGCCTGCAGGG CTCATACAAGGAGGCAACACAGTGCGCTTCACAGGGGGAGAGCGGCGGGGGAGGGGATACAAACGTGGATGTTTGGCAGATTACCAGACGTGTGGTGGAGGAGTGAACTAa